A genomic window from Planococcus rifietoensis includes:
- a CDS encoding YwpF family protein: MKTFKMLSLAVVDGEQLVDYPLHDGLIINQENAQRSWVLELLVDEKHESVFLDMKQSGKVHDVKVVISYPGNEPATFEVIIHAVKPIGGHVSVLMKGTLKRARRKYAETLLSELLEDGLEGQELLDRFESDMRERPVLRKDESKSI; encoded by the coding sequence ATGAAAACCTTTAAAATGCTGTCGCTCGCTGTTGTAGACGGAGAACAATTGGTAGATTACCCGCTTCATGACGGCCTGATCATCAACCAGGAAAACGCTCAGCGTTCATGGGTTCTGGAACTGCTGGTGGACGAAAAGCATGAATCCGTTTTTCTCGATATGAAACAAAGCGGTAAAGTGCATGATGTCAAAGTCGTCATTTCCTATCCTGGAAACGAACCGGCCACGTTTGAAGTAATTATCCATGCCGTCAAGCCGATTGGCGGACACGTCTCTGTGTTGATGAAAGGGACATTGAAACGGGCGCGCCGCAAATACGCTGAAACTTTATTGTCGGAGCTATTGGAAGATGGGCTCGAAGGACAAGAACTGCTTGATCGTTTCGAAAGCGATATGCGGGAACGGCCGGTATTGCGAAAAGACGAAAGCAAATCCATATAA
- the atpD gene encoding F0F1 ATP synthase subunit beta: MNTGHVLQVMGPVVDVKFSNGQLPAIYNALTVNIDRPNQAQTTLTLEVALHLGDDTVRTIAMESTDGLQRGSAVTDLGRAISVPVGDVTLGRVFNVLGEVIDLGEEIPASERRDPIHRSAPTFEHLSTEVEILETGIKVVDLLAPYIKGGKIGLFGGAGVGKTVLIQELINNIAQEHGGLSVFAGVGERTREGNDLFHEMSESGVIKKTSMVFGQMNEPPGARMRVALTGLTMAEYFRDEQGADVLLFIDNIFRFTQAGSEVSALLGRMPSAVGYQPTLATEMGQLQERITTTSAGSVTSIQAIYVPADDYTDPAPATTFAHLDATTNLERKLSEMGIYPAVDPLASTSRALSPEIVGAEHYGVSRQVQETLQRYRELQDIIAILGMDELSDEDKLTVNRARRVQNFLSQNFHVAEQFTGQKGSYVPVQETIKGFQEILAGKYDHLPEDAFRLVGRIEEVIEKAKGMGVQV, from the coding sequence ATGAACACAGGACACGTTCTTCAGGTTATGGGTCCGGTTGTAGACGTTAAGTTTTCCAATGGCCAACTTCCAGCGATCTACAACGCCCTAACCGTTAATATTGATCGTCCCAATCAAGCTCAAACTACTTTGACTCTTGAAGTAGCTTTGCACCTTGGCGACGACACAGTTCGTACCATCGCAATGGAATCCACTGACGGATTGCAGCGCGGTTCAGCAGTAACCGATTTGGGCAGAGCAATTTCTGTTCCTGTCGGAGATGTTACACTTGGCCGAGTATTCAACGTACTTGGTGAAGTAATCGACTTGGGTGAGGAAATCCCGGCATCAGAACGCCGCGACCCGATTCACCGTTCAGCTCCTACGTTTGAGCACCTTTCCACTGAAGTTGAAATTCTTGAAACTGGTATCAAAGTTGTTGACTTGCTTGCCCCTTACATCAAAGGCGGTAAAATCGGCCTCTTCGGTGGTGCCGGTGTAGGTAAAACTGTTTTGATCCAGGAATTGATCAACAACATCGCACAAGAACACGGCGGTCTTTCTGTATTCGCTGGTGTTGGCGAGCGTACACGCGAAGGAAACGACTTGTTCCACGAGATGAGCGAATCCGGCGTTATCAAGAAAACTTCAATGGTCTTCGGCCAGATGAACGAGCCGCCTGGCGCACGTATGCGTGTTGCTTTGACAGGTTTGACAATGGCTGAATACTTCCGTGATGAGCAAGGCGCAGATGTTCTTTTGTTCATCGATAACATTTTCCGCTTCACGCAAGCAGGTTCTGAAGTATCCGCCCTTCTTGGCCGTATGCCATCAGCGGTTGGTTACCAGCCGACACTTGCGACTGAAATGGGTCAATTGCAAGAGCGTATCACAACAACAAGTGCTGGTTCTGTAACATCGATCCAAGCAATCTATGTTCCAGCCGATGACTATACGGATCCGGCTCCGGCAACAACGTTTGCCCACCTTGATGCAACAACTAACCTTGAGCGTAAACTTTCTGAGATGGGTATCTACCCAGCGGTGGATCCACTGGCTTCTACTTCTCGCGCATTGTCTCCTGAAATCGTCGGCGCGGAACATTACGGTGTTTCCCGTCAGGTTCAAGAAACTTTGCAGCGTTACAGAGAGCTTCAGGATATCATTGCGATCCTTGGTATGGACGAATTGAGCGATGAGGACAAGCTGACGGTTAACCGTGCACGCCGCGTCCAAAACTTCTTGTCTCAAAACTTCCACGTTGCTGAACAGTTCACTGGCCAAAAAGGCTCGTATGTTCCAGTTCAGGAAACGATCAAAGGCTTCCAGGAAATCCTTGCAGGCAAATACGATCATCTTCCGGAAGATGCTTTCCGCCTAGTCGGCCGCATCGAAGAAGTTATCGAAAAAGCCAAAGGCATGGGCGTACAAGTCTAA
- a CDS encoding DUF1146 family protein, which translates to MELYIGQQALISIISHIFFTGVSFYALRAVMFDKWIAKHHVLQAQILYIFLSIVIGTSVSNFFLEISAWSRQLPYLF; encoded by the coding sequence GTGGAATTATACATCGGACAGCAGGCATTGATTTCAATCATCAGCCATATCTTTTTCACTGGCGTTTCTTTTTACGCCTTACGGGCTGTGATGTTCGATAAATGGATAGCGAAACATCATGTATTGCAAGCACAGATTTTGTACATATTTTTGAGCATTGTGATCGGGACGTCCGTCTCCAACTTCTTTTTGGAAATTTCGGCATGGTCTAGGCAATTGCCGTACCTATTTTAG
- a CDS encoding F0F1 ATP synthase subunit epsilon — translation MKTITVNIVTPDGPVYDSEVSMVIAVTATGEMGVLPGHIPTVAPLGIGAVRLKKENSTELVAVSGGFLEIRPEKVTILAQSAETATEIDLARAQESAKRAEALLQARKDEIDYKRAELALKRAMNRINVYEGNI, via the coding sequence ATGAAGACCATTACAGTCAATATTGTCACTCCCGACGGCCCAGTATACGATTCAGAAGTTTCTATGGTGATTGCAGTTACAGCAACCGGTGAGATGGGCGTTTTGCCTGGTCACATTCCGACAGTAGCTCCTCTTGGAATCGGCGCAGTCCGGTTAAAGAAAGAAAACTCGACGGAATTGGTCGCTGTAAGCGGTGGGTTCCTTGAAATCCGCCCTGAAAAAGTGACGATTCTTGCTCAATCAGCAGAAACTGCGACTGAGATCGACTTGGCGCGTGCGCAGGAATCTGCAAAACGTGCTGAAGCACTTCTTCAGGCAAGAAAAGATGAGATCGACTACAAACGCGCGGAATTGGCGTTAAAACGTGCGATGAATCGTATCAACGTTTATGAGGGTAACATTTAA
- the fabZ gene encoding 3-hydroxyacyl-ACP dehydratase FabZ: MLTTEQVQAILPHRYPFLMVDRIIEIEAGKKAVGLKNVTANEDFFNGHFPGYPVMPGVLIVEALAQVGAAAVLQMEENKGRLAFFTGIDNCRFKRQVTPGDQLRLEVELTRLRGSMGKGHAIATVDGEIACECDILFALGPVQEK, encoded by the coding sequence ATGTTGACGACAGAACAAGTACAGGCAATTTTGCCTCACCGCTATCCATTTTTGATGGTCGATCGAATCATTGAAATCGAAGCGGGGAAAAAAGCGGTCGGGCTGAAAAACGTCACCGCCAATGAAGATTTCTTTAACGGCCATTTTCCGGGTTATCCTGTAATGCCGGGCGTCTTGATCGTTGAAGCGCTGGCACAGGTCGGAGCAGCTGCTGTTCTTCAAATGGAAGAAAACAAAGGCCGCTTAGCCTTCTTCACAGGCATTGATAATTGCCGCTTCAAGCGCCAAGTCACGCCAGGTGATCAATTGCGCTTGGAAGTGGAATTGACGCGCCTGCGCGGTTCTATGGGCAAAGGACATGCCATTGCGACAGTAGATGGCGAAATTGCTTGTGAATGTGACATTTTATTCGCGCTTGGGCCAGTCCAGGAAAAATAA
- the murA gene encoding UDP-N-acetylglucosamine 1-carboxyvinyltransferase has product MDHIIVKGGKKLTGKVRVEGAKNAVLPVLAGALLASEGKSFITEVPNLADVYTIQEVLRSLNVDIEYFPEKNEMHIDASSQLSSEAQFEYVRKMRASILVMGPVLARNVFARVALPGGCAIGSRPIDQHLKGFEAMGANITFGNGFVEAKTDGRLRGAKIYLDFPSVGATENIMSAAALADGVTIIENAAKEPEIVDLANYINEMGGKVKGAGTDTMRIEGVETLHGSNHSIIPDRVEAGTFMVAAAITEGDVIIENAVPEHMAALISKMGEMGVDIQETDEGLRVRATRPLRSIDIKTMPHPGFPTDMQSQMMSLMLTAQGSGILTETVFENRFMHVEEFRRMNASVKIEGRSVIMEGPSKLQGAQVSATDLRAAAALILAGLAAEGITRVHELYHLDRGYVDFHLKLEALGADIERVSTETSEVKEEQMV; this is encoded by the coding sequence TTGGATCATATCATCGTTAAAGGCGGAAAGAAATTAACAGGGAAAGTACGGGTAGAAGGAGCTAAGAACGCAGTACTGCCAGTATTGGCAGGCGCGCTTCTTGCAAGCGAAGGAAAGAGCTTCATTACCGAAGTGCCGAATCTTGCAGATGTCTACACTATTCAGGAAGTATTGAGAAGTTTGAATGTCGACATCGAATATTTCCCGGAAAAAAATGAAATGCACATCGATGCATCTTCACAACTATCGAGTGAAGCACAGTTCGAATATGTCCGCAAAATGCGCGCATCTATTCTCGTCATGGGGCCGGTACTTGCACGCAACGTATTTGCCCGTGTCGCTTTGCCAGGCGGCTGCGCAATCGGATCCCGTCCGATCGATCAGCACCTAAAAGGCTTTGAAGCAATGGGAGCGAACATCACGTTTGGCAACGGCTTTGTTGAAGCCAAAACGGATGGCCGTTTGCGCGGTGCTAAAATCTATCTCGACTTCCCAAGTGTCGGTGCGACAGAGAACATTATGTCAGCCGCAGCGCTTGCAGACGGTGTAACAATCATCGAAAACGCAGCGAAAGAGCCGGAAATCGTTGACCTAGCGAATTATATCAACGAAATGGGCGGTAAAGTCAAAGGCGCTGGTACAGACACAATGCGCATCGAAGGCGTGGAAACTCTTCACGGTTCGAATCACTCGATCATTCCTGACCGTGTAGAAGCTGGAACATTCATGGTGGCAGCTGCCATCACTGAAGGCGACGTTATCATTGAAAACGCAGTTCCGGAACATATGGCTGCCTTGATCTCGAAAATGGGCGAAATGGGAGTCGATATCCAAGAAACGGATGAAGGCTTGCGCGTCCGTGCGACACGCCCGCTTCGTTCGATCGACATCAAGACGATGCCGCATCCAGGCTTCCCGACAGACATGCAGTCGCAAATGATGTCATTGATGCTGACGGCACAAGGCAGTGGCATTTTGACTGAAACGGTTTTTGAAAACCGCTTCATGCACGTTGAGGAATTCCGCCGGATGAATGCATCCGTTAAGATTGAAGGCCGTTCAGTTATCATGGAAGGCCCTTCTAAATTGCAAGGTGCGCAAGTTTCAGCGACCGATCTACGTGCAGCTGCTGCATTGATCTTGGCTGGACTGGCTGCAGAAGGCATTACACGTGTACACGAACTCTATCATTTAGACCGCGGATATGTTGATTTCCACTTGAAGCTGGAAGCTCTAGGAGCAGACATTGAACGCGTATCGACTGAAACAAGCGAAGTAAAAGAAGAGCAAATGGTTTAA
- the atpG gene encoding ATP synthase F1 subunit gamma, whose protein sequence is MASLRDIKTRITSTKKTSQITKAMQMVSASKLNKAEMSAKAFVPYMEKIQDVVASIAAGSSDVSNPMMMARPVKKTAYLVITSDRGLVGGYNSNILRTVMAKINERHTSSDEFVILSVGRKGRDFFAKKGYNIIESSIGLPDHPSFADIKEITRKAVGMFADGTYDEVYMYYNHYVSAISQEVTEKKVLPLTDIQPTGSTASYEFDPSAEAILEVLLPQYAESLIFGALLDGKASEHAASMTAMKSATDNASELIGDLTLVYNRARQAAITQEITEIVGGAAALE, encoded by the coding sequence GTGGCATCTTTACGCGATATAAAAACACGAATTACGTCAACCAAGAAAACAAGCCAAATCACGAAAGCGATGCAGATGGTTTCCGCTTCTAAATTGAACAAAGCAGAAATGAGCGCGAAAGCTTTCGTTCCATACATGGAAAAGATCCAGGATGTGGTCGCTTCGATCGCAGCCGGTTCCAGCGACGTGTCGAATCCTATGATGATGGCACGACCTGTTAAGAAAACGGCATATTTGGTCATTACCTCTGACCGTGGCCTTGTTGGCGGCTATAACAGTAACATCTTGCGTACTGTCATGGCTAAAATCAACGAGCGCCACACGTCAAGCGACGAATTTGTTATCCTTAGCGTCGGGCGGAAAGGCCGTGACTTCTTTGCGAAGAAAGGCTATAACATCATCGAAAGCTCAATCGGGCTTCCGGACCACCCATCGTTTGCGGATATCAAGGAAATAACGCGCAAAGCTGTTGGTATGTTCGCAGATGGTACGTATGACGAAGTTTATATGTACTATAACCATTATGTTTCTGCCATCTCCCAGGAGGTTACCGAAAAGAAAGTGCTGCCGTTGACTGATATTCAGCCAACAGGATCGACTGCTTCTTACGAGTTCGACCCATCAGCAGAAGCGATTCTGGAAGTTCTTCTTCCACAATACGCGGAAAGCTTGATCTTTGGAGCCTTGCTGGACGGCAAAGCAAGTGAGCATGCTGCTTCCATGACAGCAATGAAGAGCGCAACCGACAACGCATCAGAATTGATCGGCGATCTGACGCTTGTCTACAACCGTGCACGCCAAGCTGCGATCACTCAGGAAATTACAGAGATCGTCGGCGGAGCTGCAGCGTTAGAGTAA
- the mreB gene encoding rod shape-determining protein MreB produces MFSKDIGIDLGTANVLIYVKGKGIILNEPSVVAVDKKSNELIAVGTEAQKMMGRTPQHIAVIRPLKDGVIHDFDITELMLKHFIQVLKLKGFMMKPRILICCPANITSIEQKAIREVAEKAGARKVYVEVEPKVAAIGAGLDIYQADASLVIDIGGGTSDIAVLSMGEIVKSVTLKVAGDHFDLDILNYIKKKHKLLIGERTAEKLKVEFGSLGGDQQATMDIRGRDMLTGYPRTVTLKAQEITEALRESVEQVAEGVRVVLEQTPPELASDIIDRGGVLTGGGALLGGLDRLLAERLGIPVAIAEHPKECVVLGTGKMLEAKQDIFRSRR; encoded by the coding sequence ATGTTTTCGAAAGATATAGGCATCGATCTCGGAACAGCCAATGTGCTGATCTATGTAAAAGGCAAAGGCATCATTTTAAACGAGCCGTCCGTAGTAGCAGTCGATAAAAAATCCAATGAACTGATCGCCGTCGGAACGGAAGCGCAGAAGATGATGGGCCGCACACCCCAGCATATTGCCGTTATTCGCCCATTAAAAGACGGGGTCATCCATGATTTTGATATTACGGAATTGATGCTCAAGCATTTTATCCAAGTACTGAAACTGAAAGGCTTTATGATGAAGCCGCGCATCCTCATCTGTTGTCCGGCGAATATCACGAGCATCGAACAGAAGGCCATTCGCGAAGTGGCGGAAAAAGCGGGCGCGCGAAAAGTCTACGTCGAAGTGGAGCCGAAAGTAGCGGCGATCGGCGCAGGGCTTGATATTTATCAGGCAGATGCGAGCCTCGTCATCGATATCGGCGGGGGAACTTCCGATATTGCGGTTTTGTCGATGGGGGAAATCGTCAAAAGCGTAACCTTAAAAGTAGCAGGCGATCATTTTGACCTGGACATCCTCAATTACATCAAAAAGAAACACAAATTGCTGATTGGAGAACGGACAGCCGAGAAACTGAAAGTCGAATTTGGGTCGCTCGGCGGCGATCAACAAGCCACGATGGACATCCGAGGGCGTGACATGCTGACGGGTTATCCGCGGACAGTCACATTGAAAGCGCAGGAAATTACGGAAGCTTTGCGTGAATCGGTCGAGCAAGTTGCAGAAGGCGTGCGCGTGGTGCTCGAACAAACGCCGCCTGAACTGGCATCGGATATCATCGATCGTGGCGGGGTGCTGACTGGCGGGGGAGCTTTGCTTGGCGGGTTGGACCGGCTGTTGGCAGAGCGTCTTGGCATCCCGGTCGCCATTGCGGAACATCCGAAAGAATGCGTTGTGCTCGGAACCGGAAAAATGCTCGAAGCGAAACAGGATATTTTCCGTTCAAGGAGATAA
- a CDS encoding DEAD/DEAH box helicase translates to MNQFQTEGSRTYYLKIEQSDVFRLQAYNDSGNRIPPEIWSPFLFFADKDSFFGMNVQTDGLDLLLTPADFVRLFQQDPHHYVQFSGRRLQDEAWLKLARRVADSLNDSALWQHVQVEDGVISIDSAYGDAEIRSFLTDTIGHQLRQKGLTSAQLPYLLHFVEHAGWDGLEPADDYVLAMQLTEPDDSGLWAFRTALRTKRGSAYWTPSKRRENEVIEKVLPEKWRDHARDIQERQSLILSLCPSVDRYEADQMYIARWTDAEVLNFLRNDADLLQAFGVEVSIPSWLQAVQESKVRVKANVTSPAKKASVVGLDQIISFDWKFSLNGVELSMQDFEQLVTENREFIRVGNEWVRVDSNLLMQLRQMIEEAEDADWTLKDMLFHNVPDVMLEEPGEEDDPLVEFHLNKSLKILLDKLLDKRDLPETPLPENLMTELRPYQKTGFDYLTFMREEGFGLCLADDMGLGKTVQLIAYLLHVHSEKPKQPSLIICPTSVLGNWQKELERFAPDLKVATHYGSNRPKGQAFLDSLAAEQPDVVLSTYGIASSDSVEIQSITWTSITLDEAQNIKNMYTKQSRTIRKFKGQHHIALTGTPIENRLSELWSIFDFINKGYLYRIKQFQEAFMVPIERDDSEAAKEKLRQRIQPFLLRRTKKDPELQLNLPEKLEQLEYCPLTPEQAALYEGLVQDTVQKMGTLTGFEKKGLVLKMLSKLKQLCNHPSLYLKEPYTTADELLPRSQKLERIVTLAGEIAERGEQCLIFTQYIGMGHLLQQALNELYGHEVPFLTGQMPKNQRDSLVAAFQNGEFPIFILSLKAGGTGLNLTAATHVLHADRWWNPAVENQATDRAYRIGQTQFVHVHKFVTIGTIEEKIDSLLTQKQSMSDQFIQSSQWMTELSDDELKELFTYSF, encoded by the coding sequence ATGAATCAATTCCAAACCGAAGGAAGCCGTACGTATTATTTAAAAATAGAACAGTCGGACGTGTTCCGGCTTCAGGCTTATAACGACAGCGGCAACCGGATCCCTCCGGAAATCTGGTCGCCATTTTTGTTTTTCGCCGATAAGGACAGCTTTTTCGGCATGAACGTCCAGACAGATGGCTTAGACCTGTTATTGACGCCAGCCGATTTTGTCCGTTTGTTCCAGCAGGACCCCCATCATTATGTCCAGTTTTCCGGGCGCCGCCTGCAAGACGAAGCTTGGCTAAAACTTGCGCGCCGCGTCGCCGATTCCTTGAACGATTCCGCCTTATGGCAGCACGTTCAAGTCGAAGATGGCGTCATTTCCATTGATTCGGCATATGGCGATGCGGAAATCCGCTCGTTCTTGACTGATACCATTGGGCATCAACTGCGCCAAAAAGGACTCACTTCCGCCCAATTGCCATACCTTTTGCATTTCGTCGAACATGCCGGCTGGGACGGGCTTGAACCAGCGGATGATTATGTCCTCGCGATGCAATTGACCGAACCGGACGACAGCGGCTTATGGGCATTCCGGACAGCGCTGCGCACTAAACGCGGGAGCGCATATTGGACGCCTTCTAAACGCCGTGAAAATGAAGTAATCGAAAAAGTGCTGCCTGAAAAATGGCGTGATCATGCGCGTGACATTCAAGAGCGCCAAAGCTTGATCCTCAGCCTATGCCCTTCTGTCGACCGATACGAGGCGGACCAAATGTATATCGCCCGCTGGACCGATGCGGAAGTGTTGAACTTCCTCCGCAACGATGCCGACTTATTGCAGGCATTTGGCGTGGAAGTATCGATACCTTCCTGGCTGCAAGCTGTTCAGGAATCGAAAGTGCGCGTTAAAGCAAACGTCACTTCCCCGGCGAAAAAAGCATCCGTCGTCGGCTTGGATCAAATCATTAGCTTCGACTGGAAATTCTCGCTCAATGGCGTTGAGTTGAGCATGCAGGATTTCGAGCAGCTAGTGACGGAAAATCGTGAATTTATCCGTGTCGGCAACGAATGGGTGCGCGTCGACTCCAACCTGTTGATGCAGTTGCGCCAAATGATTGAAGAAGCGGAAGACGCCGATTGGACGCTGAAAGACATGCTGTTCCATAATGTACCAGACGTCATGCTCGAAGAACCGGGCGAAGAAGACGATCCGCTCGTCGAGTTTCATTTGAATAAATCTTTGAAGATCCTGCTCGACAAATTGCTCGATAAACGCGACTTGCCGGAAACGCCATTGCCGGAGAACTTGATGACCGAATTGCGCCCTTACCAGAAGACCGGATTCGATTATTTAACTTTCATGCGCGAGGAAGGCTTTGGTTTGTGCCTTGCAGATGATATGGGGCTCGGCAAGACAGTGCAGTTGATCGCCTATTTGCTTCACGTGCACAGCGAAAAGCCGAAACAGCCGTCGCTCATCATTTGCCCGACGTCAGTTCTCGGCAACTGGCAAAAGGAGTTGGAGCGTTTTGCGCCTGATTTGAAAGTGGCGACGCATTACGGCAGCAACCGCCCGAAAGGCCAGGCCTTCTTGGACTCGCTTGCGGCGGAACAGCCAGACGTCGTGTTGTCGACATACGGCATCGCTTCGTCTGATAGTGTCGAAATCCAATCAATCACATGGACGAGCATCACGCTCGATGAAGCGCAAAATATCAAGAACATGTACACGAAACAATCGCGGACGATCCGCAAGTTCAAAGGGCAGCATCATATTGCCCTGACCGGTACACCGATCGAGAACCGATTGTCTGAACTGTGGTCGATTTTTGATTTCATCAATAAAGGCTACCTGTACCGCATTAAGCAGTTCCAGGAAGCCTTTATGGTGCCGATTGAACGGGATGATTCCGAGGCGGCCAAAGAAAAACTGCGGCAGCGCATTCAGCCATTCTTGCTTCGCCGGACCAAAAAAGATCCCGAACTACAGCTTAATTTACCTGAAAAACTGGAGCAATTGGAATATTGCCCACTCACGCCAGAGCAAGCCGCGCTGTATGAGGGGCTGGTGCAGGATACGGTGCAGAAGATGGGGACGCTCACAGGCTTCGAGAAAAAAGGCCTCGTCCTGAAAATGCTCAGCAAGCTGAAACAGTTGTGCAATCACCCGTCCCTTTATCTAAAAGAGCCGTATACGACTGCAGACGAATTATTGCCTCGCTCCCAAAAACTTGAGCGTATCGTGACACTTGCGGGGGAAATCGCGGAACGCGGGGAGCAATGCTTGATCTTTACGCAGTACATCGGAATGGGCCATCTGCTGCAGCAGGCGCTGAATGAACTATACGGCCATGAAGTGCCATTTTTGACCGGACAGATGCCAAAAAATCAGCGTGATTCATTGGTCGCTGCATTCCAGAATGGCGAATTTCCGATTTTCATCCTATCCCTGAAAGCAGGGGGAACCGGGCTCAACTTGACGGCTGCTACGCATGTATTGCACGCGGACCGTTGGTGGAACCCGGCTGTGGAAAACCAGGCGACTGACCGTGCTTACCGCATCGGCCAAACGCAATTTGTCCATGTCCACAAATTTGTGACGATCGGGACAATCGAAGAGAAAATCGATTCATTACTTACGCAGAAGCAATCGATGTCGGACCAGTTTATCCAATCCAGCCAATGGATGACGGAACTGTCCGATGACGAACTGAAGGAATTGTTCACGTATAGCTTCTAA
- a CDS encoding DNA-directed RNA polymerase subunit beta, whose product MAQSRKVGSTQPDKPNTQHEKPQKKTRWVQIRMFPIWLRILLVIALLVVMAALGAMIGYGVIGDGNAGDALKWETWQHIFDIMRGVT is encoded by the coding sequence ATGGCACAATCACGAAAAGTTGGCTCGACTCAGCCAGATAAACCGAATACGCAACATGAAAAGCCGCAAAAGAAAACACGTTGGGTGCAAATTCGCATGTTTCCGATTTGGCTGCGCATTCTTTTGGTCATTGCGCTTCTCGTCGTTATGGCAGCACTAGGCGCTATGATCGGATACGGCGTCATTGGAGATGGCAATGCGGGAGATGCACTGAAATGGGAAACCTGGCAGCACATCTTTGATATCATGCGCGGCGTCACATGA
- a CDS encoding single-stranded DNA-binding protein, protein MNQVGIVGRLTKDPSMRVLGEGRVHTTFVVAISRNFRNQRGEIESDYVLCSTWGRTAQNVAKYCMKGSQVAITGRIQSRHYDKEDGSRVYVTEVIGDQVRFLDKRKPSDDLIPKRTETDSSAEFDFQPPETEQVNS, encoded by the coding sequence ATGAATCAAGTAGGCATTGTAGGACGATTAACGAAAGACCCGTCGATGCGGGTGCTGGGGGAAGGGCGTGTACATACTACCTTCGTCGTGGCCATTTCCCGCAACTTTAGAAATCAGCGTGGTGAAATCGAAAGCGATTATGTCCTTTGCTCCACATGGGGCCGGACAGCCCAAAACGTCGCCAAGTATTGCATGAAAGGTTCGCAAGTCGCCATTACGGGAAGAATCCAATCACGCCATTACGATAAGGAAGATGGCTCTCGCGTCTATGTAACGGAAGTGATCGGCGACCAAGTACGTTTCCTCGATAAACGAAAGCCCTCAGATGATCTCATCCCCAAGCGGACGGAAACGGATTCTAGTGCGGAGTTCGATTTTCAACCGCCCGAAACTGAGCAGGTGAACAGTTGA